Proteins from one Mucilaginibacter jinjuensis genomic window:
- a CDS encoding RagB/SusD family nutrient uptake outer membrane protein yields the protein MKRKYIYSFLVVALSLGASSCKKYLDEKPNNLLPTDAAITDAGTARAAIIGTYDRLQNYYASNYPTLGVMPADNVIFNGTLNEYLQLDQNAVPVDNVITVAAYQNIYKTINSANSVIAAVPGVNDPLLTSDEKNKILGEAYFIRALSYFDLGRGWGGVQLQLTPTTDLNALKGVKRSTLDQTYDQVLADLTKAEQLLPEDASTRNRAQKSVARALRARLHLYRQQWSDAENYATQVISNTKYALVKPYNTFFTAPFLSTESVFELTFSTNDKNSYWNLWYPSSAGGQYTLKPSDALVAKLNNPNIGGTRKTLIAGTGAGVYGVLYNTTSSSIDPSYVIRIAELYLIRAEARAQQNNLSGAIADLNTIRARAGVPATTATTQADVLQAIEDENSVEFPFEAHRWFDLVRTGRAGAVLGLTNKNYWLFPISYSDILSDPDVTQNPGY from the coding sequence ATGAAACGAAAATATATCTATAGCTTTTTAGTAGTTGCCCTTTCGCTTGGTGCATCATCGTGCAAAAAATATCTCGATGAGAAGCCCAACAACCTTTTGCCTACAGATGCTGCCATTACCGATGCCGGTACCGCTCGTGCAGCCATTATTGGTACGTATGACAGGTTGCAAAATTACTACGCATCCAACTATCCAACTTTGGGTGTAATGCCTGCCGATAACGTAATCTTTAACGGAACACTGAATGAGTACCTGCAACTGGACCAGAATGCGGTGCCGGTTGATAACGTAATTACCGTTGCCGCTTATCAGAATATCTACAAAACAATTAACTCGGCCAATAGCGTGATAGCCGCAGTACCGGGGGTGAATGACCCGTTATTGACCAGTGATGAGAAGAACAAGATTTTGGGCGAAGCTTATTTTATCCGCGCTCTGTCTTATTTCGACCTGGGTAGGGGCTGGGGAGGTGTACAATTACAGTTGACGCCAACCACAGATTTAAATGCACTGAAAGGTGTTAAGCGCAGCACCCTCGATCAAACTTACGATCAGGTGCTGGCAGATTTAACTAAGGCCGAGCAGTTATTGCCCGAAGATGCGAGCACCCGTAACCGCGCGCAAAAAAGCGTAGCCCGTGCGCTGCGTGCCCGTTTACATCTATACCGTCAGCAATGGAGCGATGCCGAAAACTATGCTACTCAAGTTATCAGCAATACTAAATATGCTTTGGTGAAACCTTACAATACATTCTTCACTGCACCATTTTTAAGTACCGAGTCTGTATTTGAGTTAACCTTTTCTACTAATGATAAAAATAGCTATTGGAACTTGTGGTACCCAAGCTCGGCGGGGGGGCAGTATACGCTTAAACCGTCTGACGCACTGGTTGCCAAGTTGAATAATCCCAATATTGGTGGTACCCGTAAAACTCTAATAGCCGGTACAGGAGCCGGTGTTTATGGTGTATTGTATAACACTACATCTTCAAGTATCGATCCCTCATACGTAATCAGGATTGCGGAGCTTTACCTCATCCGTGCCGAGGCTCGTGCCCAGCAAAATAACCTAAGCGGAGCAATTGCCGATTTAAACACCATCCGTGCCCGTGCAGGTGTACCGGCAACTACAGCCACCACACAGGCAGATGTATTACAGGCGATAGAAGATGAAAACAGTGTTGAGTTCCCGTTCGAAGCACACCGTTGGTTCGATCTGGTGCGCACCGGTCGTGCCGGTGCGGTTTTGGGGCTTACCAATAAGAATTACTGGCTGTTCCCGATCTCGTATTCAGATATTTTGTCTGACCCGGATGTAACGCAAAACCCAGGTTATTAA
- a CDS encoding SusC/RagA family TonB-linked outer membrane protein, producing the protein MKHFYKRSVHLLLCLLMVQIAYAQTDNKPTIHSKLTGTVLDAATRQPLPGAVVTIKGTTHAVSADRDGKFSFVTGQSFPYTLVVSFVGYLKQEVNVNGSPVEILLKENISQLNDVIVTGYSTQERKYIAGSISSVSGKELENNPVASFNQLLQGKATGVQVLSNSGVPGGGLTFRVRGNNSINASVDPLYIIDGVFVSNSDPVQTGLGNQAASNPLADLNPNDIENIQILKDANATAIYGSLGANGVIIVTTKRGKRNSQSHINLNTYQGWSSAIKKFQVTNGPETALLANEAKINTAKDNGQDPSTVTGLIANPAGQPTYDRTDDLFRTARTEDYDASAQGGNESSDYYIALGYLNQESIVKPSNYTRYTARLNYDNYVTTKLKIGTSINITRSVRDLSGSDNNPQGVINSALFPRSYLPVFNADGSYARYGSFDNHLALIANLNNNASAWRTISNLFGEYTFIPGLKLRSSWSVDYNDEYENDYANTLISAGIATNGSAQSYETKNTVYTNEQVLTYIKSFGAGNKHSINALVGNTLNTVIGQGTSATGTGFAGNSLTAISSAATTTGSSYSNTAKLVSFFGKGSYTYDNKYTIDGSIRADGSSKFGKNKQWGYFPSGGLAWRAGQEDFIKKLNFFDDLKFRGSIGLSGNQNGIGPYAALGLWSSSGVNYLSQAGTAPSQLANPDLTWETTRQIDFGTEFAILKNRLNVSIDYYNKYTYNLLLNVPVPYRSGFASYLQNYGAVRNKGVELDLRSTNIDNKDFKWTTDFNISWNNNKIEKLASDIAQGASGRNISILRQGYAVNSFQLYKQLSVDPQTGNAIYQDVNGDGKITSADRQIVGNALPKFTGGFTNNLSYKNFDLNFFFYFQQGNKIMNMNDFFMVHGGTQANIGFLPRQLNRWTTPGQITDIPRMTTYSGNPTQNDGAANNYGGNVANLSSRYLQDGSFIRLKTLSLGYNLPVNTVNKIGLSKARIYVQATNLLTFTHYDGLDPEISSQSNNQNTAGYDWATVPQPRTIQVGANVTF; encoded by the coding sequence ACAGGAAGTAAATGTTAATGGCAGCCCGGTTGAGATTTTGCTGAAAGAAAATATAAGTCAGCTGAATGATGTAATTGTAACCGGTTACAGTACGCAGGAGCGTAAATATATTGCCGGTTCTATCTCCAGCGTTAGCGGTAAGGAACTCGAAAATAACCCTGTCGCAAGCTTTAACCAGCTATTACAAGGTAAAGCCACAGGTGTACAAGTATTATCTAACAGTGGTGTACCTGGCGGAGGCTTAACTTTCAGGGTGAGGGGAAATAACTCCATTAATGCCTCGGTTGATCCGCTTTATATTATTGATGGTGTTTTTGTAAGCAATTCAGATCCCGTACAAACAGGCTTGGGTAACCAGGCAGCATCAAATCCTTTAGCAGATTTGAACCCGAACGATATTGAGAATATCCAGATCCTGAAAGATGCTAACGCTACTGCCATTTACGGATCATTAGGTGCTAACGGCGTAATTATTGTAACCACCAAACGTGGTAAAAGAAACAGCCAAAGCCATATTAACCTGAATACTTACCAGGGTTGGTCGAGCGCTATTAAGAAGTTCCAGGTTACTAATGGGCCCGAGACTGCCTTACTCGCCAACGAAGCTAAGATCAATACCGCAAAAGATAACGGGCAGGATCCATCAACCGTTACAGGTCTGATAGCCAATCCAGCAGGACAACCAACTTACGACCGTACCGACGATCTTTTCCGCACTGCACGTACTGAGGACTATGATGCATCGGCACAAGGTGGTAACGAAAGCAGCGACTATTACATCGCTTTAGGCTATCTGAACCAGGAATCTATCGTAAAACCATCTAACTATACCCGCTACACTGCCAGGCTTAATTACGATAATTATGTTACTACCAAACTTAAAATTGGTACCAGCATTAACATAACCCGCTCTGTACGCGATTTAAGTGGCAGTGATAATAACCCGCAAGGTGTAATTAACTCGGCATTGTTCCCACGTTCATATTTGCCGGTTTTTAATGCCGATGGCTCTTATGCGCGTTACGGTAGTTTTGATAACCACCTGGCGCTGATAGCTAACTTAAATAATAATGCTTCTGCATGGCGTACCATCAGCAACTTGTTTGGTGAATATACTTTTATCCCCGGCTTAAAATTAAGAAGCAGCTGGAGTGTGGATTATAATGATGAGTACGAAAATGATTATGCCAATACACTCATCAGCGCAGGTATTGCCACCAATGGTTCGGCACAATCTTACGAGACAAAAAATACGGTGTACACCAACGAGCAGGTTTTAACCTACATTAAATCATTTGGTGCGGGTAATAAGCACAGCATTAACGCTTTGGTGGGTAATACCTTAAACACGGTGATAGGCCAGGGTACAAGTGCTACAGGTACCGGCTTTGCGGGTAATAGTCTTACAGCTATCAGTTCGGCTGCAACTACAACTGGTTCATCTTATAGTAACACTGCCAAACTGGTTTCATTTTTTGGTAAGGGAAGTTATACTTACGATAATAAATACACTATTGATGGTAGTATCCGTGCAGATGGCTCGTCGAAATTTGGAAAGAACAAACAGTGGGGGTATTTCCCATCTGGAGGTTTAGCATGGCGTGCCGGTCAGGAAGATTTTATCAAGAAACTGAACTTTTTCGATGATCTGAAATTTAGAGGAAGTATCGGTTTATCAGGTAATCAAAACGGTATCGGCCCTTATGCGGCCTTAGGTTTATGGTCGTCATCGGGCGTCAATTATCTTTCACAGGCAGGTACAGCGCCATCACAATTGGCCAACCCTGACCTGACCTGGGAAACTACCCGCCAGATAGATTTCGGAACAGAGTTCGCCATCCTGAAAAATAGGCTGAATGTAAGTATAGATTATTATAACAAATATACCTACAACCTGCTGTTAAATGTACCTGTACCGTATCGCTCAGGCTTTGCCAGTTATTTGCAGAATTATGGGGCGGTTAGAAATAAAGGGGTAGAGTTAGATCTGCGTTCGACCAATATTGATAACAAAGATTTTAAGTGGACTACCGACTTCAACATCTCATGGAACAATAACAAGATCGAAAAACTGGCTTCTGATATAGCCCAAGGTGCATCAGGTCGTAATATTTCTATCCTGAGACAAGGTTATGCGGTAAATTCTTTCCAACTATACAAACAACTATCGGTTGATCCACAAACGGGTAACGCCATTTATCAGGATGTGAACGGAGATGGCAAGATCACTTCGGCCGATCGCCAGATTGTGGGCAATGCGTTGCCTAAGTTTACCGGAGGCTTTACCAACAACCTGTCATATAAAAACTTCGACCTTAATTTCTTCTTCTACTTCCAACAGGGTAACAAGATCATGAACATGAACGACTTTTTCATGGTACACGGTGGTACGCAGGCTAACATCGGCTTTTTACCAAGACAATTAAACCGATGGACCACACCGGGCCAGATTACCGATATCCCAAGGATGACTACCTACAGCGGTAATCCAACCCAGAATGATGGCGCGGCTAATAACTACGGTGGTAACGTGGCCAACTTAAGCTCACGTTATTTACAGGATGGTTCATTCATCAGGCTTAAAACCTTGTCGCTGGGTTATAACCTGCCGGTAAATACGGTTAACAAAATTGGCCTGAGTAAAGCAAGGATCTATGTACAGGCCACCAACCTGTTAACCTTTACCCACTATGATGGCTTAGACCCGGAGATCAGTTCACAAAGTAATAATCAAAATACAGCGGGTTACGACTGGGCTACTGTGCCGCAACCGCGTACTATACAAGTTGGCGCTAACGTAACTTTTTAA